GAGGTGTTCCTCCCCTATGTGAACTGGGGGGTCTGCCACGACCGCGAAGAGGGCGAACCGCTGCCGGTCCCCCTGCGGACGGACTGGTGGCTGGACGCGTTCTGCCTGGCCGTGCCGGCCGGGCGGGCCGAGGACCACGCGGAGACCTTCCGCTTCGCGTGGTGGGCCCGGCGCGCTCCCGCCGAGAGACGGACCGGACTGCCCGACGACGAGCTGGTCAACGGCTTCCTGGCGTACGTCCTCGGGGACACGGGCGGCGAGGAGGACGGCCACCCGCCCTCCGACGAGCAGCAGGTGGCCGCGCTCGACGCGGCGATCGGGCGGGTGCGGGCGGGAGACGGCGGGGGCGGTGCCGCCGGGCCGGACGACCGGGCGGAGACCGTCGGGCTGCTCGCGCTGCGGGCGCTCGCCGCGGGAGACCGCGAGGCGTTCCGGGACGCTCTGGTACGGCTGCTGCGGCCGGTCGCCGAGGCCGCGGGGCCGGATGCCGCCCCGCGCACACTGCTGCCGCTGCTGCCCCTCGCCCTCGCGGCCCTCGCCCACCGGCGCGAGGGCCGGCCGCCGGAGATCGAGAGCGACTATCTGCCGTACGGGCCGGTCACCGGGTTCGAGCGCGAGGGGCCGCGGGTCGGGCCCTATGGACAGGAGGCGCGGTCCGGCACCCGTGCCGAACCGCCCACCGGACCGCCCACCGGACCTGCCACCGGACCTGCCGCCGGGCCGGTGCGGTTCGCGCGGCCCGAACTGCCCGGCGGGACGCGGCCGGACAGAGAGACGTGGCTCCGGGAGCAGGTGCGCGACGCGCTGGACCCCGACCCCGCCGACCCGTACGCCACCTGGGAGCTGTCGCGCGCCCTCCACCATCTGGAACTGCTGGTCACGGGCCAGGCCCGCGGGGCGGCCGATCCCGGCGAGGCGATGGCCGACGACGTGCTGCTGGGCTCGCGGTGCGGCGCCGTCGTCTTCCGCGCGGCCCTCGCCGAGCCCGGCACCGAGGTCGAGGCCGAACTCGGCGGCAGGACGGTCCGGTACGCCGCCTGGAAGGCGGACGACGGGCCCGACGCGCGCACCTGGCAGCTCGCCGTGAACCTCGCCCTGATCTCCGGCCGCCCCGACGACCTCGCCCCGCTGCTCGCGGCCGGACCGCCCGAGGAGCGCTACGGCGACACCCCGCTCACCGGCTACCGCCGCGCCCTGCACGCCCAGCTGAGCGGCACGGACCCGCGGCCCGCCCTCGACACGGCCCTGCGGCGGTGCGCGGCGATACGCAGCTCCGCGTTCCTGCCGCCGCCGCTGGTGCTGCTCTCGCAGTTCACCGGTGGTGACGAGGAGAGCTTCAACCTGGCCCTGCTGGACGCCCTGGAGACCCATCGCGACCACTTCTCGGTGGGCGACCGGGCCGAGGGCCCCGACGCCGCCCTCAGCCTGGACGTCCTGGCGCTGGCCTGCCACGCCCGCCGCCGGGGCTGGGAGATCAGGGTCGAGTCGCCCTATCTGCCGCCCCGGCTGCTCCGGCCGGCGCGCCCGCTCCAGAGCCCGTAGGGCGAGGGGCCCGATCCGCGCGAGACCTCCGCCGCCCGGTCCCCGCTCGGTACTCTCGGACGCATGACCAGCGACGAGACCGCACCGACCGCCCGCTCACTGGAGACCGTCACCGCGCTCTCCCCGGACCAGGCCGACGCCGTCCTCGGCCTGATCGCCGCGGCGGCCCGCGCCGACGGGCAGCAGGCCGTGTCCGAACAGGGCAGGCTCCAGTTGCGCGGCGGCGCCCGCGAGGGGGTGTCGCATCTGCTGCTGCACGTCGACGGCGAACTGGCCGGGTACGCGCAGCTGGAGGACACCGACCCGGTGGAGGCACCCGCCGCCGAACTGGTCGTGCACCCGGCGCACCGCGGGCACGGACACGGCAGGGCGCTCGGCTCGGCGCTGCTGGCCGCCTCCGGACGGCGGCTGCGGGTGTGGGCGCACGGGGGGCACTCCGCCGCCCGGCACCTCGCCCAGGTCCTCGGGCTGACCCTGTTCCGCGAACTGCGGCAGATGCGGCGCCCGCTCGCCGGCTTCGACCTGCCCGAGCCGGTGTGGCCGCAGGGCGTCACCGTAAGGGAGTTCGTGCCCGGCCGGGACGACGCCGCCTGGCTCGCCGTGAACGCGGAGGCGTTCGCCCACCACCCCGAGCAGGGTTCCCTCACCCAGCGGGACCTGGACGCCCGCAAGGCCGAGTCCTGGTTCGACCCGGGCGGCTTCTTCCTGGCCGAGCGCGAGGGCCGGCTGATCGGCTTCCACTGGACCAAGGTGCACGCCGAGGACGGCCTCGGCGAGGTGTACGTCCTCGGGGTGCGGCCCGGCGCGCAGGGCGGCGGCCTCGGCAAGGCGCTCACCGTGACCGGCCTGCGGCACCTGGCCGCGCGCGGTCTGCCCACCGCGATGCTGTACGTCGACGCCGACAACAAGGCGGCGGTCTCGGTCTACGAGCGGCTGGGCTTCACGACGTACGAGACGGACCTCATGTACCGGACGGAGATCTGAGGCCCGCGCTGCCCCGGTGACCGGCCGCGCGCCGGCGGCCCAGGGGGTCGGGCAGGCACGCCGCCCAGGCCAGCGCGGCGGTGACGCCGATCGCCGCCCACCACCGGTGCGCCACCGCCCAGTTCGGGTCGTCCGGGACCGGCAGCAGGCTCCACCGCTGCGGTGCCAGCAGCAGGGCGACGGCGAGCACGAGCAGGGTGAGCGCGACCGTCGTGCCCGGCGTGGGCTCGGGGCCGAAGCGCACCGTGGCCGCCGCGAGGGCCAGCGCGGTCAGCGCGACCGCCGCCGCCTCCAGGGTGAGCGGGCCGGCCGGCGGGCGGGCCCGCTCCGGCACGAGGAGCAGCGCGGCGGCCCACCAGGCCGCGGCGAGCGGGGCGACGAGCGCCAGCCGCAGCGCCGCGCGCACGGGCCGCCGTACCGGCACCGCCGAGGTGGTGTGCCGGGCCGGGTCGTCGAGCAGGAACGCCAGCGCGAACCCGCCGAGCAGCGCGACCAGCCGCAGCACGACCACTCCGGCCGCCGGGCCCGGACCGCCACCGGACACCAGCCGGGTGCCGCCCGCGCAGAGCAGTGCCAGCCCGCCCGCCGCGCCGAACACCCGCCACGGCAGCGCCCGCCACACCGGCCGGACCAGCGCGCCGATCACCCGGCGCGGCGTCCCGTCGGCGCCCCGCTCCTGACCTCCCGTCACCTCTCGCACGAGTCCGTGTCCTTCCCGTGGCCGATGCCCGGCACGTGCAGCAGTTCGGCGACCCGGGCCGTGGAGGTGCCGGGTGCGGTCAGTTCCTTCCAGTGGCCGCGTACGGCGGAGGCGACCTCCGCGTGCGGGCGGCCGAGCAGCGTGCGGACGACGTCGGTCTGGCCGGCGCTCATCAGCAGGTTGCCGGTGGGCGTCAGCGCGACGGCGCCGCCCTCGACGCTGTCGTCGATGCGGACATCGCGCAGGGAGGCGAGCGGGTCGGCGTCCCCGCCCAGGGCGAGCCACAGGACGGTGACGACGCGGCCGTCGCACAGTTCGGACCCGGCGTGCTCGTCGCCCGCGACCAGGACGGAGGCGAGGCCGACGGCGTACTCGGGGACGCGGTTGCCGCCCCAGCGGGTGCCGACCGTGACCGTGCCGGGCACGGTGGACGGGTCGTAGGAGGGGTCGTTGTCCAGGCCGTAGCGCGCCTCGACGCGCTGGCGCACGGTCAGCGGGCGGGTGGCGGCGGTGCCCCCGGCCAGGGCGCGGACACGGTCGGTGGTTTTCGCCCAGGCCCCGGTGCGGCCGGTCCACTCGGGCAGCGCGCAGTACGTGGTGGCGCCGTGCGCCGTGCAGCGCTCGACGGCCTCCGGGTGCGCGGACACCTGGGCGCGGGCCGCCAGGAGCGCGGCGGAGGGCCCCTGGGACTGGCCGGCGATGCCGGTGGCGGTCGCGGCGAGCGCGAGCGCGGTGAGCGCCGCGACGCCGGTGGAGCGCCCGCCCGAACGCAGCAGGGCGGCACCCAGCAGCAGGACGGCGAGGCCCGCCAGATAGAGGGCGTGCCAGGCGGCCGGGCGGCCCACCAGGTCGGAGGGGAACGGGTCGGCGCCGCTCTCGGTGACGACCGGGGACAGCCAGCGCTTCCAGTGGGCGCCGCCCGTCGCCGTGGTGAGGAACAGACCGGCCAGCAGCACGCCGACGACGACGAGCGGCGCGGCATGCACCGAGGGGACCAGCCGGGCCAGCAGCACGCCCGCGACCCCGCCGAGCAGGGTCACCAGCGGCGCCACCGACAGCTCGGCGAGCGAGCCGTGGCCGACCGCGCCCGGCTCCAGCGCGTCCGAGGTGAAGCGGGCGGCGACGACGAGGGCGGTGAGCAGCGCGAACGGCACGACGGACAGGGCGTGGGCGAGGGTGCGCCGCCACGGCTCCATGACCAGCACGCCGAACTGCTCGTCGGTGCCCCGGCGCAGGGAGCGCAGCACGGCCCGGTCGGCGCAGACGAACAGGGCGAGGCCGAGCAGCAGTCCGCCGCTCTGGGTGGCCCGGTCGGCGTCCTGGAGGGCGGGGTGGTCGGCCATGCCCTCCCGGCCGGTCAGTTCGTGCCAGCCGGTGTGGCCGGAGTAGATCTGCCAGGCGGTCGCGGCGACGTACACCGCGAAGAAGACCAGCACCACGGGGTGCCGGGCCAGTTCGCGGGTCTCGGCGCGGGCCAGGGCGAGGACGGCGCGGGCGCGCGGGCCGTGCGGGCCGCCGTCGGCGGCGGTCGCGGCCGGGTGCGCCGGGCGTGCGGTGGTCGTCGTCATCACGCCGCCGCCTTGCTGCCGGAGTCGTCGAGGGCCAGCAGGTAGCCGTCCTCCAGGGTGGGTTCGAGCAGGCGGGCGCCCTCGGGCGGATCGCCGACGTTGCGGAAGTCGCCGGTGCCGGTGCGCCAGCCGGCGCGGGCGGCCGGGTCGCGCTCGGTGCCGCTCCACACCCGGCCCGCGGCCTGCGCGGTCAGTTCGGCGGGGGTGCCCTCGAAGCGGATCCGGCCGCCGGCCATGACGATCACGTGGTTGCAGAGCATCGCGACGTCCTCGGTCTGGTGGGTGGACAGCAGCACGGTGCGGCCCTCGGCGGTACGGGTGACCAGGTCCCGGAAGCGCATCCGCTGCTCGGGGTCGAGGCCGACGGTGGGTTCGTCCAGCACCACGAAGCGGGGGGCGCCGACGAGCGCGGCGGCGAGGGCCACGCGCTGGCGCATGCCGCCGGAGAGCTTCTTGATGCGCCGTCCGCGTACGTCGCCGAGCCCGGCCTCCTCCAGGGCGCGCCGCACCGCGCGGTGGCGGGCGCCGCGGTCGGTCAGCTCCTTCAGGATCGCCACGTAGTCGACGAAGGCGAACGCGGTGAAGTCCGGGTGCAGTCCCGGGTTCTGCGGCAGGTAGCCGAGCAGGCGGCGCAGAGCCAGACGGCCGGCCGTGGTGCCCGGGTCGTGGCCGAGCACGGTGAACGCGCCCCGGTCGGCGGGCACGGCCGTGGCCAGCACCCGCAACAGGGTCGTCTTCCCGGCGCCGTTGGGCCCGAGCAGCCCGGTGATGCCCTCCTCCAGCCGCAGCGACACGTCGTCGAGCGCGGCGACGCCGCCGTAGCGGAGGGTGAGCCCGGAGGCGGAGACTGTGACGGTCACGAGGCACTCCCGTGCAGAGGATCGAAGCGGGTCGCGGTCATGGGGGCGGGGCCGGGGCCGGGGGCGGGATCCGGGGTGGTGGGGGTCAGAGCTTGCGGCGCGGGCGTCACGGCCGGTGGTTCCCGTACGGCAGGTCCCCGTGCGGGGGGCGGGCCGTGGCCATGTCGAAGCGGTCGCGCAGCCGGTAGAGGAGGGCGGCGGCGAGGGCGGCGACCGCGGCGGCCGTGCCCTGGCCGGCGGCCGTGAACGGCGGCAGGGGCGCGTCCCCGTGCCGGGTCGCCTCCGCCGCCAGCAGGAGGGCGGTCCAGGCGCCGCCGGTCAGGGCGGGGGCGAGGACCGGGCCGAGGCGGGGGGTGAGGGCGAGGCCGGTCGAGGTGAGGGCGAGCGCGGGCAGCAGCCAGGCCAGGGCGCGCGGCCCGTAGCCGGGCAGGGCGAGGGTGGCGAGGCCGTTGACGCCGAGCGCGGCGACCAGCACCGCGACCGCACGCGTCAGCACCAGCCGGAACCCGTGCATCGGGGCGACCACGGTCATCTCGTACGCCGGGTCGAACGCGGGCCCGTAGGCGAGGGCGACGCCCGCCAGCGGGAGGAGCGGGGCGAGCGCGAGGAACAGGGTGGGCGAGTCCGGGCCGCGCAGGGTGTCGGAGACCGCCGCCGTCATCACCAGGACAGCGGTGACCGCGATCAGCCACGACCGGCGCAGCACCGGCGTGGCGGCCAGCAGCCGCGCGGTGTGGCCGGCGACGCCGCAGCGCACCAGCAGCGCCTCCAGCGGGCCGGGGCGGGGCGCGTCCAGTTCGGCGTCCAGCCGGGCCCAGCCCTCGTCCAGCGCGGCCTGGTCGGCGAGCGCGGCGAGCCGGGCCCGGCATCCGGCGCAGCCGGCGAGGTGGGTGTCGGCGGACCACAGCAGGGGTGCGGTGAGTTCGCCGCGGTCGTAGGCGCGCAGGTCCTCGTCGGCGAGGTGCCAGGTCTTCCGGGGTGTCGTTCCGCCGCTCATGCCAGCGCCTCCCGCAGTTGCTTGCGGGCGCGCAGGGCCCGCGTCTTGACCGTGCCGGGCGGGATGCCGAGCAGGACGGCCGCCTCCCGGGTGGTGAGTCCGTCGACGACCGTGGCCTGGAGTACGGCCCGCAGTTCCGGCGAGAGCCGGGTGAGGGCGCCCGCGAGGTCCCCGTGCTCGACGCCCGCGAGGACGCGTTCCTCGGCGGACGCCTCGTCGCGGTGGCGCAGCCGGGTCAGGGCCTGGCGCAGCCTGCCGCGCGCGCCGTCGCCGCGCAGGGCGTCGATCAGCCGGCGCGAGCCGATCCGCCACAGCCAGCCGGCCGCGTCCTGGGCGGCGGCCTCCTCCCGGTAGCGCGCCGTGCCGCGCCACACCGCGAGGAAGGTCTCCTGGACGACGTCGTCGACCATCGCCGGGTCGGCGCAGCGTCCGCGCAGCCGGGCGGCCAGCCACGGCGCGTACCGCCGGTACAGCTCCTCGAAGGCGCGCCGGTCGCGGTCCGCCGCGATGGCCCGCAGCAGTTCCCCGTCGCTTCTCGTTCCGCTCACATCTCCTCTTCGGACGGACCCCGCGTACCGGTTCACGGCACACGCGACCCGAATCCGGGCCGGCCGGGAGGCCCGCCGGTCACCCGGTGGGCTTCTGGCCGGCCGGGGACGGTCCCTGCCAGGTTCCCCCACGGCCGGGACCGGCCCCCGGCGGGCCCCCGGCCGGGGACCCACCGGCAGATCCCACGAGGCTTCGGGCAGCCCGGGACGGCCCCAGGCCCCTGGCCGTCCGGCACACCGACCGCCACCGCCACCACCCCGACCCGGCACACCGACCACCACCGCCACCACCCCGACCCGGCAAAAGCACCGCCCCGCCCCCGGAGGGCCCCGCCCCCGCAGGCCGCCCCCCGATATCCCGCACGTCATGTCTCCGTAACCGTTGATTCAGACGGGCTTGCGACGCTCGGTCAATGAGACCCGCCGTGCCTGAGCCTGCGCCGCCCCCGGAGGGGACCGCAGCCGTGCTCCCGCCCGCGCCTTCCGACGCGCCTGTCCCCCTCCCCGCGCGGAAGAATGGATTTATGAGCCAGCCAGACGCCCAGGCAGCAGCGCAGCAGGTCCCGCACCCCCAGCCCTCCGTGGGCGCCCTCGCGGCCCACCGCCCGCACACCGTGGCCGCGGCCGTCTCCGATCTGGAACCCGACATCGACGCCGATCTGGACGTCTACGAGGAGCCCGGGGAAGGCGGGGACGGCGAGGAGCGGCTGCCGCAGGGCCGCTTCCTCGACCGGGAGCGCAGCTGGCTCGCCTTCAACGAACGCGTGCTGGAGCTGGCCGAGGACCCGGACACCCCGCTGCTGGAGCGGGCCAACTTCCTCGCGATCTTCGCCAGCAACCTGGACGAGTTCTTCATGGTCCGGGTGGCCGGCCTCAAGCGCCGTATCGCCACCGGGGTGGCCACCCGCTCCGCCTCCGGGCTCCAGCCGCGCGAGGTGCTGGAGATGATCTGGGCCCGCTCGCGCGAGCTCATGGCCCGGCACGCCGCCTGCTACCACGAGGACGTCGCCCCGGCGCTCGCCGAGGAGGGCATCCACCTGGTCCGCTGGGGCGAGCTGGCCGAGAAGGAGCAGGCCCGCCTGTTCACGCTGTTCCGGCAGCGCATCTTCCCGGTGCTGACCCCGCTGGCCGTGGACCCCGCGCACCCCTTCCCGTACATCTCCGGCCTCTCCCTGAACCTGGCCGTCGTGGTGCGCAACCCGGTCACCGGGCACCGCCACTTCGCCCGCGTCAAGGTGCCGCCGCTGCTCAACCGCTTCCTGGAGAGCTCCCCGGGCCGCTACGTCCCCCTGGAGGACGTGATCGCCGCCCATCTGGAGGAGCTGTTCCCGGGCATGGAGGTCCTGGAGCACCACACCTTCCGCCTCACCCGCAACGAGGACCTGGAGGTGGAGGAGGACGACACCGAGAACCTGCTCCAGGCCCTGGAGAAGGAGCTGATGCGGCGCCGCTTCGGGCCGCCGGTGCGCCTGGAGGTGGAGGAGTCCATCGACCGGGAGGTGCTCGACCTGCTGGTGCGCGAGCTGAAGATCAGCGAGGCCGAGGTCT
The sequence above is drawn from the Streptomyces sp. SAT1 genome and encodes:
- the mshD gene encoding mycothiol synthase produces the protein MTSDETAPTARSLETVTALSPDQADAVLGLIAAAARADGQQAVSEQGRLQLRGGAREGVSHLLLHVDGELAGYAQLEDTDPVEAPAAELVVHPAHRGHGHGRALGSALLAASGRRLRVWAHGGHSAARHLAQVLGLTLFRELRQMRRPLAGFDLPEPVWPQGVTVREFVPGRDDAAWLAVNAEAFAHHPEQGSLTQRDLDARKAESWFDPGGFFLAEREGRLIGFHWTKVHAEDGLGEVYVLGVRPGAQGGGLGKALTVTGLRHLAARGLPTAMLYVDADNKAAVSVYERLGFTTYETDLMYRTEI
- a CDS encoding RNA polymerase sigma factor; its protein translation is MSGTRSDGELLRAIAADRDRRAFEELYRRYAPWLAARLRGRCADPAMVDDVVQETFLAVWRGTARYREEAAAQDAAGWLWRIGSRRLIDALRGDGARGRLRQALTRLRHRDEASAEERVLAGVEHGDLAGALTRLSPELRAVLQATVVDGLTTREAAVLLGIPPGTVKTRALRARKQLREALA
- a CDS encoding immunity 49 family protein, producing the protein MGDARVAAAVEGFAGRVGRLVHSFSKAGPVTAYEYRLIAEEFLDCLGALSVADPGLGSPEAKAVLEDAAEAAVGAVAYAAYHPVYPFEVFLPYVNWGVCHDREEGEPLPVPLRTDWWLDAFCLAVPAGRAEDHAETFRFAWWARRAPAERRTGLPDDELVNGFLAYVLGDTGGEEDGHPPSDEQQVAALDAAIGRVRAGDGGGGAAGPDDRAETVGLLALRALAAGDREAFRDALVRLLRPVAEAAGPDAAPRTLLPLLPLALAALAHRREGRPPEIESDYLPYGPVTGFEREGPRVGPYGQEARSGTRAEPPTGPPTGPATGPAAGPVRFARPELPGGTRPDRETWLREQVRDALDPDPADPYATWELSRALHHLELLVTGQARGAADPGEAMADDVLLGSRCGAVVFRAALAEPGTEVEAELGGRTVRYAAWKADDGPDARTWQLAVNLALISGRPDDLAPLLAAGPPEERYGDTPLTGYRRALHAQLSGTDPRPALDTALRRCAAIRSSAFLPPPLVLLSQFTGGDEESFNLALLDALETHRDHFSVGDRAEGPDAALSLDVLALACHARRRGWEIRVESPYLPPRLLRPARPLQSP
- a CDS encoding ATP-binding cassette domain-containing protein → MTVTVSASGLTLRYGGVAALDDVSLRLEEGITGLLGPNGAGKTTLLRVLATAVPADRGAFTVLGHDPGTTAGRLALRRLLGYLPQNPGLHPDFTAFAFVDYVAILKELTDRGARHRAVRRALEEAGLGDVRGRRIKKLSGGMRQRVALAAALVGAPRFVVLDEPTVGLDPEQRMRFRDLVTRTAEGRTVLLSTHQTEDVAMLCNHVIVMAGGRIRFEGTPAELTAQAAGRVWSGTERDPAARAGWRTGTGDFRNVGDPPEGARLLEPTLEDGYLLALDDSGSKAAA